GTACCTCTATCCGTAACCATAACATTTTGGTTGTTGCAATCCAATACTTTTTGAACAGCATGTTTCATACTTTCTGGACTCATGAATTGTCCTTTTTTCAAGTTGACGGTTCTACCGGTATTGGCTGCAGCCACTACTAAATCAGTTTGGCGAACTAAAAACGCAGGAATTTGTAGAATGTCGACATATTGTGCTGCTTTATCAGCATCCTCATTTGTATGAATATCCGTAACTGTTGGTACGCCAAAAGTTTCTGAAACTTTACGAAGTATTTGTAATGCTTTTTCATCACCAATACCTGAGAAACTATCAATTCTAGAACGATTCGCCTTTTTAAAAGATCCTTTAAAAACAAAAGGAATTTCTAATTTGTCAGTAATACCAACTAATTTTTCAGCAATACGTAATGCCATTTCTTCTCCCTCAATTGCACAAGGACCTGCCAATAAAAAGAAGTTACCACTTTCAGTATGTTTGATTTGTGGGATATGTTGTAGGTTCATAATAATCAATTTATTTAAAGTACAAAGGTAGTTAGGAATTAGGAATTAGGAATTCGATTTTCCAACTATTTTCGTTTTGGGATATAAAAAAAGCTCTACTGTTAGGTAGAGCTTTTTGTGATTTCAAGTTGAAATATTAGAATTTCAAGTTTACATCTAATTCAAATTCGTCAGCAATAGCTTTATCTCCGATAGAAGTAAAGAAAGTTCCAGAACCGTATTTGATATCGTATTTCGTTCTGTCAACCATGAATTTAGTTGAAGCAGCGTTAGCAGTTGTAGCTAAGTCAAAAGTTACAGGGCTTGTAATTCCTTTGATAGTTAAGTCTGCAGTTACAGTAAATACGTTAGCTGATTTTACAGCAACCTTTTTGAAAACTAATTTAGCAGTTGGAAATTTGTCAGTTCCAAAGAAATCATCAGCTTTTAAATGACCGTTTAATTTTCCTAACCATTCTCCTGTTAAATCAGTAGCAGTTAAAGAAGTCATGTCTACTGTAAAGTTTCCACCAGCAACTTTTTTCCCTTTGAAAACTAAAGCACCATCTTTAAAGTTAACCGTTCCATTGTGTTGTCCAGTTACTTTTTTCCCTAACCAGTTGATTGAACTTTTTGCAGCGTCAATTTTTTTAGTTTGAGCTGATACTGATACTGTAGCAAATGCTACTACTAATGCTAATGCAATTGATTTTAAATTTTTCATTTGTTTTAAATTTTGATTGTTAATATTAAAGTGTGATAAATAATTTGTCGTTTGATTTTCTAACTTTTTTGTAATGCTGTGTAGCGTCTTCTTCATGTCTGTAGCCAATAGGCGCTAATAAACTTGCATTCAAACCTAGTTTATCTAAACCTAAGATTTCATTTACTTGAGCAGGAATAAAACCTTCCATAGGCGTAACGTCTATTTTAAGTTCAGCGGCAGCATTTAATAAATTTCCCAAAGCTAAATAGGTTTGTTTTGAAGTCCAAATGTTTCTTACTTCTTCTGGCAACCCCGTGATGTTTCCTTTCATATAGTCCACATATCCTTGAATGGCTTCTAATGGTAATTCTCTCGTTTTGCAAATTGTTGATGCAAATTGATCAATTCCAGCTTCACCGAAATTCAATTCGTTAGCAAAAACCAATAAGTGTGAGGCATCTGCTACTTGTGCTTGTCCATAAGAAGCGGCAACTAATTTTGCTCTTAATTCTGGGTTTTCTACAATGAAAACTTTATACGGTTGCAAACCATAAGAAGAAGTACTCAAGCGAATTGCTTCTTTCAAAAAAGCTAAATCAGCTGCTGAGATTTTTTTTGTAGCATCAAATTTCTTGGTAGCGTATCTCCAATTCTGGTTTTCTAAAAATGTACTCATAGTATTAATTATTGTTTATTGATTTCTAAATTTTTCTAATAATTCATTTAATTGTAGTTGTTCTTCCTCTGATAATTTTTGAGAATAGGACTCTTCGTGTAATTTAACTTTAGGTTCTAATTCATTTAAAAGAGCCAAACCTTTTAGGGTGATGGTAACCTCTATTTTTCTTCGATTGTCAGGACATACTTCGCGTGTTACCAATTCTTTTAGCAACAATTTATCTACTAATCGGGTAGTGTTGCTGGTTTTGGCTAACATTCGCTCTTGAATGACAAACATATTGGTTGGATTTCCTTTTTGTCCTCTTAAAATACGAAGTACATTAAATTGTTCAGATGAAATATCAAAGGGCTTCAATATTTCGTTAAAACTTTCTGCAATTATGTTTTGAGTATACATAATATTCATGATAATTTTTTTAGAATTATCCATGGGTACAGTAGATTTTAAAATGTCTTCAATCTTCATATTTGTTGCTACGTAATTTGTAGGTACAAATATACTGTAATTTTTATTTGTATATACAAATAAAAATTATTTTTTTTGTAAAAATTTTATATAAGTTGATTCAATACGTTTTATTTCCAGTTTAATTGTAAGGCAAAACAGTTTTTGTCTTCTTTTGTAATACTAAAAATACTGGTGCTAGATTCTGTATTTTCATGAATAATCACTGCGTCATTTAATGAAAGTTCTTTCATAAAATTCATTTCGAAACTATCAATTTCTTGGTTCAAAATTTTGGTTTCGTCGGCTAGATCCAAACACCATTCTAAATATTTGACATTGTTGGCATGATTGACAATGTCCAAATCGGAGAGACGAACCGTTTTTTCAAAGACCATTTCTTTGTCGTGATTCAAGTTTATTTTAGAAAAAGTAGCTTGTGTTGCCTTATTATCCGGAAATAATTCGAAATGTTCATAAGGCAAAGCCAAAGCTTCGGGGCGACGAAGTTCGGTATTGAAAACCGCCCAAAAGGTTTCAGATCCTACGATTTTTTTTCCATTAACATACATTTCTAAAGCACGAACCGAGCGGGAGTTTTCTAACGAATTAATCCAAGTCTTTACTGTAACTACATCGCGCCATTTAGGCAATTTATTAACTTCGACACGCATTCTACTCAACACCCAAGCTTGGTGAAACTCCTGCATATCAGTAAAACTAATTCCGCCAATTTCAGAATGGGCTGCAGCAGTCATTTGCAATAAATTACACAATTCGGTGTATTTCAAATAGCCGTTAGGCGCACATTGAGTGAAATTAATTTCCCAGTCTTTGCTTAAAACAGATGTAAAATTTGGAGCGATTGGCATAAAAAAATTATGAATTATAAATTATGTTTGATTGGATATAATTGATAATTGTTTTTCTATCGGTTTCAAAGTCAAACCATTGGGCATTTTCAGTTCTTTTAAACCAGGTCAATTGGCGTTTGGAAAATCGGCGCGTGTTCTTTTTGATTTCTTCAATAGCAAAGTCCAATGTACTTTCACCATCAAAATGCGCAAACAATTCGCGATAGCCCACGGTTTGTAAGGCGTTTAATTCTTTGTGTGGATATAATTTTTCGGCTTCCGCCAAAAGACCATCGTTTATCATGATATCCACTCGTTGATTGATTCGGTCATACATCACGCTTCGTTCGGCTTCCAAACCAATAATGATAGGCGTAAAATTCCGATTGTTTTTTGCTTGATTTAAGAAAGAGGAGTAAGGTTTTCCGGTACCAATACAGACTTCTACAAATCGCATCATGCGTTGCGGATTTTGTAGTGTTTGCGGATTTTCCAAACTTATTTTTTTAAAATAGTTGGAATCCAAAAGGGCTAATTGATCTTGTAAATACGAAATTCCATGTTGCTCGTACTTTGTATTTACTTCTTCACGAACTGAAGTATCAATATCAGGAAAA
This sequence is a window from Flavobacterium ammoniigenes. Protein-coding genes within it:
- the kdsA gene encoding 3-deoxy-8-phosphooctulonate synthase, which codes for MNLQHIPQIKHTESGNFFLLAGPCAIEGEEMALRIAEKLVGITDKLEIPFVFKGSFKKANRSRIDSFSGIGDEKALQILRKVSETFGVPTVTDIHTNEDADKAAQYVDILQIPAFLVRQTDLVVAAANTGRTVNLKKGQFMSPESMKHAVQKVLDCNNQNVMVTDRGTMFGYQDMIVDYRGIPTMQQYATTVLDVTHSLQQPNQTAGVTGGRPDMIETVAKAGIAVGVDGIFIETHFDPANAKSDGANMLHLDYFEDLMTKLVAIRKTVNQF
- a CDS encoding YceI family protein, with product MKNLKSIALALVVAFATVSVSAQTKKIDAAKSSINWLGKKVTGQHNGTVNFKDGALVFKGKKVAGGNFTVDMTSLTATDLTGEWLGKLNGHLKADDFFGTDKFPTAKLVFKKVAVKSANVFTVTADLTIKGITSPVTFDLATTANAASTKFMVDRTKYDIKYGSGTFFTSIGDKAIADEFELDVNLKF
- a CDS encoding NAD(P)H-dependent oxidoreductase; the encoded protein is MSTFLENQNWRYATKKFDATKKISAADLAFLKEAIRLSTSSYGLQPYKVFIVENPELRAKLVAASYGQAQVADASHLLVFANELNFGEAGIDQFASTICKTRELPLEAIQGYVDYMKGNITGLPEEVRNIWTSKQTYLALGNLLNAAAELKIDVTPMEGFIPAQVNEILGLDKLGLNASLLAPIGYRHEEDATQHYKKVRKSNDKLFITL
- a CDS encoding MarR family winged helix-turn-helix transcriptional regulator produces the protein MKIEDILKSTVPMDNSKKIIMNIMYTQNIIAESFNEILKPFDISSEQFNVLRILRGQKGNPTNMFVIQERMLAKTSNTTRLVDKLLLKELVTREVCPDNRRKIEVTITLKGLALLNELEPKVKLHEESYSQKLSEEEQLQLNELLEKFRNQ
- a CDS encoding acyl-[acyl-carrier-protein] thioesterase — encoded protein: MPIAPNFTSVLSKDWEINFTQCAPNGYLKYTELCNLLQMTAAAHSEIGGISFTDMQEFHQAWVLSRMRVEVNKLPKWRDVVTVKTWINSLENSRSVRALEMYVNGKKIVGSETFWAVFNTELRRPEALALPYEHFELFPDNKATQATFSKINLNHDKEMVFEKTVRLSDLDIVNHANNVKYLEWCLDLADETKILNQEIDSFEMNFMKELSLNDAVIIHENTESSTSIFSITKEDKNCFALQLNWK
- the miaA gene encoding tRNA (adenosine(37)-N6)-dimethylallyltransferase MiaA, producing MKYLITIIGPTAIGKTSLSIALAQEFQCEIISCDSRQFFKEMRIGTAVPTDLELAAAPHHFIQNKSIFENYSVGDFEKEAIPKLNELFKTNDFAILVGGSGLYVDAILKGFDSFPDIDTSVREEVNTKYEQHGISYLQDQLALLDSNYFKKISLENPQTLQNPQRMMRFVEVCIGTGKPYSSFLNQAKNNRNFTPIIIGLEAERSVMYDRINQRVDIMINDGLLAEAEKLYPHKELNALQTVGYRELFAHFDGESTLDFAIEEIKKNTRRFSKRQLTWFKRTENAQWFDFETDRKTIINYIQSNIIYNS